A window of the candidate division KSB1 bacterium genome harbors these coding sequences:
- a CDS encoding ferritin encodes VEQNKDVKIYGLDQPKQDFKSLTEVFELAWKHEQQVTKWLNEMMHLAVEEKDYATQSLLKWYIDEQVEEEASMLKILKQLQMVGEKGPGIFMLDAHLKERKFKG; translated from the coding sequence GTGGAGCAAAACAAGGATGTGAAAATCTACGGCCTGGATCAGCCCAAGCAGGATTTTAAATCACTGACCGAAGTATTCGAGCTGGCCTGGAAGCATGAGCAACAAGTGACCAAATGGTTGAATGAGATGATGCATCTGGCTGTGGAAGAGAAAGATTACGCCACTCAGAGTTTATTGAAATGGTATATTGACGAGCAAGTGGAAGAAGAAGCATCGATGCTGAAAATCTTGAAGCAGCTCCAGATGGTCGGCGAAAAAGGGCCTGGCATTTTTATGTTGGATGCGCATTTGAAAGAGCGGAAGTTTAAAGGGTAG
- a CDS encoding desulfoferrodoxin: MTQLNQIYKCEICGNIVEVVHTGKGELVCCGQPMKLLVENTVDASKEKHVPVIEKSGNKVTVKVGSVAHPMEEKHYIEFIELMADGKVYRKFLKPGEAPEATFEVTAAKLTAREYCNLHGLWRA; encoded by the coding sequence ATGACTCAATTAAATCAGATTTACAAATGCGAAATATGCGGCAACATCGTGGAAGTTGTCCATACTGGCAAGGGGGAGTTGGTCTGTTGCGGCCAGCCGATGAAATTGTTGGTTGAAAATACCGTGGACGCCTCGAAAGAGAAGCATGTGCCTGTCATCGAAAAATCTGGCAATAAGGTGACGGTGAAGGTCGGTAGCGTGGCGCATCCGATGGAGGAAAAGCATTACATCGAATTCATCGAGCTCATGGCCGATGGCAAAGTGTATCGGAAATTCCTGAAGCCAGGCGAAGCGCCCGAAGCGACGTTTGAGGTGACAGCGGCGAAATTAACAGCCCGAGAGTATTGCAACTTGCATGGCTTGTGGAGAGCGTGA
- the tpx gene encoding thiol peroxidase encodes MNKINIDQLPQKKGLVSARGKPLTLLGPELKVGDKAPEFQVVDNNLNPVKLSDFKGKVVLLSVTPSVDTGICDLQAKRFNKMATEVSGDVVILNISVDLPFALARWCGATGSDKIKTLSDYQDWNFGLQYGLLIKETRLLARSVWIIDKNGIIRYIQIVPELPTEPNYDDAFQALKKVVG; translated from the coding sequence ATGAACAAAATTAACATCGATCAATTGCCCCAGAAAAAAGGCCTGGTTTCGGCCAGAGGCAAGCCCCTCACTTTGCTGGGGCCAGAGTTAAAGGTGGGCGATAAGGCGCCCGAGTTTCAGGTGGTGGACAATAATTTGAACCCTGTCAAATTGAGTGACTTCAAGGGTAAAGTGGTGTTGTTGAGTGTGACACCATCGGTGGATACGGGCATTTGCGATCTACAGGCGAAGCGGTTCAATAAAATGGCCACTGAAGTTTCGGGCGATGTGGTGATCCTGAATATCAGTGTCGATCTGCCGTTTGCGCTGGCTCGTTGGTGCGGCGCTACGGGATCGGATAAAATCAAAACATTGAGCGATTACCAGGATTGGAATTTCGGCCTGCAATACGGTTTGCTCATCAAAGAGACAAGGCTGCTGGCACGCTCGGTGTGGATCATCGATAAAAATGGCATCATTCGATACATCCAGATCGTGCCTGAGTTGCCAACTGAGCCAAATTATGACGATGCGTTTCAGGCGTTGAAGAAAGTGGTCGGATAA